ACGCCCGCCGCCACGGTGCCCATCATTGCCCCGCCGAGCAGCATCGCTTCACTCTCTTCCGGCAGCAACATCGCGCAGCCGGTGGCATTGGCATGTTCCTGAACAAAGATCGGGTTTTTGGTGCCCCCGCCGCTCGCCATTACCGTGTCAATGCTGTAACCACTCTGATTCATGGTTTCAATAATATGCCGTGTACCGAGGGCAATCGCCTGAATGGTCGCCAGATAATGCAGCGCCATATCCTCCGGCGTACGCGAGAGTTTCAGCCCGCTGATCACGCCGGTTAATGTCGGGTTCGCGCGCGGCGAACGGTTACCGTGGAAGTACGGCAGAATGTGAATATCACGCGTTAAAAACGCGATGTTTTCCGGCTCGCCCGCCATCTTGCGCAGCAGCGCATTCAGCACTTCATAGATGGTTTGCCCTTGCGCTTTCGCCTGAGCGAGCAGCGTTTCGTAGCATGGGTGTGACTGAATCATATGGTCGATTAATGCCCCGGTCGCCGACTGCCCGCCCTCATTCAGCCAGTAACCTGGCAGCACCGCCGAGAAGTAAGGCCCCCACACGCCGCCGATAAAACGCGCCTGCGGTGAAATCGCCATATGGCCGGTAGATGTACCACCAATCAGCGCGATGCGCCGATCGAAATCTGCCATTTCCCCCGAAGGCCCACTGGCGCCGAGCGTTCCCAGCGTGCCTGCGTGAGCATCAATAATCGACACGCTGACCGCCGTGCCGGGCATCAGTCCCATTTCTGTCGCCGCACGCTGCGTCAGCCCGCGACCCAGCGGCTCGCCCATGGTTTTCACGTAGCGGCCGATTTTCTCCGCGTCGTGCTCCAGCAAATCTTCAAGGCCAATCTGGCGGAAATAACTGGTGTCCCACTTATCCTCATGGCCCATATACGTCCACTTGCACACTGTGGAACACAGGGATCGGGTGTCATCGCCGGTCGCCCGCCAGGTGAGAAAATCCGGCAGGTCGAAGTAATACCCGGCGTTGGCCCAGGTGTTCGGCATGTGCTGTTTTAACCACAGCAGTTTCGGCGTTTGCATCTCCGGCGAGATGATCCCGCCCACGTAATCCAGCACCCGGTGGTGCGTGGCATTGATACGGTTCGCTTGCGAGATGGCGCGGTGATCCATCCACACAATAATGTTCTGCTCGCTGCGCCCCGAAGGGCTAATGGTCAGCGGGTTGCCCTCTTTGTCGAGCACCACCAGCGAACATGTCGCGTCAAAACCGAGGCCTTTAACCTGAATCGGGTTAATGTCTGCCTGGTTGACCGCATCGCGTACCGCGTTGCACACCGCCTGCCAGATATTGTCGGAAGATTGTTCCACAAAGTCGGCCTGCGGGCGGTAAATCTCAATCGCCCTGCTCGCCTGGCTGACCATTCTGCCGGTCAGATCAAAGACGCCTGCACGTGCGCTGCCGGTGCCAACATCCACACCAATAAAGTAGCTCGCCATTCTTTTTCTCCCGCTCTCAGGCTTTTCGATTTTGTAATGCGATAAAGAGGATCAGCACCGCGCCCCAGAGCGCCATCGTCAGATAACTGCTGATGCCCAACAAATTAAAGCCACTCTCCAGCATCTGCAGCACTACCAGCGCCAGCACCAGCCCCAGCACGCGGCCAAAACCGCCGTCCGGGTTAATGCCGCCCAGCACCGACGCCAGA
This genomic interval from Kosakonia sacchari SP1 contains the following:
- a CDS encoding FGGY-family carbohydrate kinase; translated protein: MASYFIGVDVGTGSARAGVFDLTGRMVSQASRAIEIYRPQADFVEQSSDNIWQAVCNAVRDAVNQADINPIQVKGLGFDATCSLVVLDKEGNPLTISPSGRSEQNIIVWMDHRAISQANRINATHHRVLDYVGGIISPEMQTPKLLWLKQHMPNTWANAGYYFDLPDFLTWRATGDDTRSLCSTVCKWTYMGHEDKWDTSYFRQIGLEDLLEHDAEKIGRYVKTMGEPLGRGLTQRAATEMGLMPGTAVSVSIIDAHAGTLGTLGASGPSGEMADFDRRIALIGGTSTGHMAISPQARFIGGVWGPYFSAVLPGYWLNEGGQSATGALIDHMIQSHPCYETLLAQAKAQGQTIYEVLNALLRKMAGEPENIAFLTRDIHILPYFHGNRSPRANPTLTGVISGLKLSRTPEDMALHYLATIQAIALGTRHIIETMNQSGYSIDTVMASGGGTKNPIFVQEHANATGCAMLLPEESEAMLLGGAMMGTVAAGVFDTFPEAMSAMSRIGKTVTPQTNRIKQYYDRKYTVFHEMYQDHMKYRQLMQEEA